The Streptomyces sp. NBC_01463 DNA window CACCATGTTGTGGCAGAACGCGTCGGCCTGGACGGTGCCGGTGATGATCCCGGACGCCTCGTCGCGTACCCAGCGCAGCTGCTGCAGCGTCCGGATGGTCGTCGCGCCCTCGCGCTTCTTGCAGTACGCGGCGAAGTCGTGCTCTCCCGTCATGCGCGCAGCGGCCGCGTTCATGGCCTCGACGTCCAACGGCCGGTCGTGCCAGAGCACATGACCGCGCACCAGGGGGTCCACCCCGCCGGGACCGTCCGCCACCCGGTAGGCGTACCGGCGCCACAGAGCCGAGAACCGGGCGTTGAACCCGGCCGGTGCCTCCTCGATCCGCCGGATCCGCACATCGGGCGCCATCCGGCCGGCCATCCGCCGCAGCACCTTGTCCGCGTGCTCGGCCCACACCTCGACCGGCAGGTCCACGTGCGCGACCTGGCCCCGGGCGTGCACCCCGGCATCGGTGCGCCCGGCCACGGTCAGGTCGTAGGTGCGGGTGGACCGGGTGACGGTCCGCAGCGCATCCTCGATCTCTCCCTGGACGGTGCGCCGGCCGGTCTGCTTCGCCCAGCCCGAGAAGTCCTTGCCGTCGTACGCCAGGTCCAGCCGCAGCCGTACGGACCCGGGCTCCACCACATCGCTCACACCAGTGATCCTCTCAAGATCCCCACACAACGGAACGGGCCCGCACCGCCCCGAAGGGTGATGCGGGCCCGTCCAGAGGTCTCAGAACGCTCAGGCGTCCTTCGACTCCTCGGCCTCGGCCGGCTTGGCGTCCTCGACGGACTCGACCGGGGTCTCGTCCTTCTTGAGGGCGTCTTCCTTGACCGCGCGCTTCGTGGCTGCCTCGGCCTCACCGGTGGCGGCCTGCGCCACGGTCAGGGCCTCGACGAGCTCGATGACGGCCATCGGGGCGTTGTCGCCACGACGGTTGCCGATCTTGGTGATACGGGTGTAACCACCGGGGCGGTTCTCGTACCGCGGGGCGATCTCGGTGAAGAGCGTGTGCACGATGCCCTTGTCCGTGATCGACTGCAGCACCAGGCGACGGTTGTGGATGTCGCCCTTCTTCGCCTTGGTGATGAAACGCTCGGCGACCGGACGCAGGCGGCGGGCCTTGGCCTCGGTCGTGGTGATGCGGCCGTGCTCGAACAGCGACTTCGCGAGGTTGTTGAGAAGGTGCTTCTCGTGCGCAGCGCTGCCGCCCAGACGGGCACCCTTGGCGGGCTGAGGCATGGTTTTCTCCTTGTGTGCTGCACCGGCCGTATCAGGTACCGGTGTCAGTTCCCGTGAGGCGGTCGCCCCACGGAAGTTCCAGACGCCGCCCGCACTCGAAATCGAGCCTCAGCCCGAAATCCAAGCCCGTCCGGCGATCGAGGACAAAGCCCTCGCGTACGAGCCGTAATCAAGCCCGTCCGGCGATTGAGGACAAAGCCCTCGCCCGGCCCGGGGCACCCAGCAAAACCGGGCACCCCAGCCGGAGGCGTACTAGTACTGCTCGGTCTCCACGAAACCGGCGTCCGCGTCGTCGTCCGCACCGAACGCGTCGGCCGCGGCGGTCGGGTCGAAGCCGGGAGGCGAGTCCTTCAGCGCCAGGCCCATACCGGCCAGCTTCGCCTTGACCTCGTCGATCGACTTCGCACCGAAGTTGCGGATGTCGAGCAGGTCCGCCTCGGAGCGGGCCACGAGCTCGCCCACCGAGTGGATGCCCTCGCGCTTGAGGCAGTTGTACGAGCGGACCGTGAGCTCCAGCTCCTCGATCGGCAGCGCCAGATCGGCGGCCAGGGCCGCGTCCGTCGGCGAGGGGCCCATGTCGATGCC harbors:
- the truA gene encoding tRNA pseudouridine(38-40) synthase TruA is translated as MSDVVEPGSVRLRLDLAYDGKDFSGWAKQTGRRTVQGEIEDALRTVTRSTRTYDLTVAGRTDAGVHARGQVAHVDLPVEVWAEHADKVLRRMAGRMAPDVRIRRIEEAPAGFNARFSALWRRYAYRVADGPGGVDPLVRGHVLWHDRPLDVEAMNAAAARMTGEHDFAAYCKKREGATTIRTLQQLRWVRDEASGIITGTVQADAFCHNMVRALVGSMLFVGDGRRPYPWPAEVLAAGVRDPGVHVVRPHGLTLEEVAYPADELLAARAVEARNVRTLPGAGCC
- the rplQ gene encoding 50S ribosomal protein L17 gives rise to the protein MPQPAKGARLGGSAAHEKHLLNNLAKSLFEHGRITTTEAKARRLRPVAERFITKAKKGDIHNRRLVLQSITDKGIVHTLFTEIAPRYENRPGGYTRITKIGNRRGDNAPMAVIELVEALTVAQAATGEAEAATKRAVKEDALKKDETPVESVEDAKPAEAEESKDA